In the Vibrio gigantis genome, one interval contains:
- the glnL gene encoding nitrogen regulation protein NR(II), translated as MNRSAKSDSIDTHHLSSAILDNMVTSTLMLDEQLYVRYANPAAEQLFSQSARRIVDHPLSQLIQHASLDLALLTQPLQSGQSITDSDVTFVVDNRPLMLEVTVSPISWQRETLLLVEMRKIDQQRRLSQELNQHAQQQAAKLLVRGLAHEIKNPLGGLRGAAQLLGKMLPDQSLNEYTQIIIEQADRLRALVDRLLGPQKPGTKSEENLHQILEKVRQLVELESGSTLAIERDYDPSLPDILMDSAQVEQAMLNIVSNAAQILKAQDSGKITIRTRTVHQANIHGQRHKLAARVEISDNGPGIPDDLKDTLFYPMVSGREGGTGLGLSISQNLIDQHNGKIDVESWPGSTTFTIYLPI; from the coding sequence GTGAATCGATCAGCCAAAAGCGACAGCATAGATACACATCATCTTTCCAGCGCCATTCTAGACAACATGGTGACTTCGACATTGATGCTCGATGAGCAATTGTATGTCCGATATGCCAACCCAGCAGCTGAACAGCTCTTTTCACAGAGCGCACGACGCATCGTTGATCATCCACTGAGCCAACTTATCCAACACGCCTCATTAGATTTGGCGCTTCTGACTCAACCGCTGCAGAGTGGCCAGAGCATTACAGACAGTGACGTTACCTTTGTTGTTGATAACCGCCCACTGATGCTTGAAGTCACGGTTAGCCCAATATCTTGGCAACGAGAGACGCTGCTACTCGTTGAGATGCGCAAGATAGACCAGCAAAGACGCCTCAGCCAAGAACTCAACCAACATGCACAACAACAAGCGGCTAAGCTGCTAGTACGTGGGTTAGCACATGAGATTAAGAACCCACTCGGTGGCTTAAGAGGTGCCGCGCAGTTACTTGGGAAAATGCTCCCTGATCAGTCCCTTAATGAGTATACGCAGATCATTATTGAGCAAGCCGACCGCCTAAGAGCTTTGGTCGACCGCTTGCTTGGTCCGCAGAAGCCGGGGACCAAATCTGAAGAAAACCTCCACCAGATACTTGAGAAAGTCAGGCAACTCGTAGAACTTGAATCGGGTTCTACGCTAGCCATCGAACGAGATTACGACCCTAGCCTACCGGACATCTTGATGGACTCGGCACAGGTTGAACAAGCGATGCTCAATATCGTGAGTAACGCAGCGCAGATTCTAAAGGCTCAGGATTCTGGAAAAATCACCATTCGCACCAGAACGGTGCATCAAGCAAATATTCATGGGCAACGACACAAACTCGCGGCTCGTGTTGAGATCAGCGATAACGGTCCGGGCATCCCCGATGATTTAAAAGACACCCTGTTTTACCCAATGGTTAGCGGACGAGAAGGCGGTACAGGATTAGGGCTATCGATTTCTCAAAACCTGATCGATCAACACAATGGGAAAATTGATGTTGAAAGCTGGCCGGGCAGCACCACATTCACGATTTACCTGCCGATTTAG
- a CDS encoding DUF4124 domain-containing protein codes for MKNILFLIGLTVALSCSAQTVYTWVDEDGVLHFSDNPSAQDAEALRLPDVQASAPAPKFEASTPVDAATSSTTKTATPAKTQAETEATEREVPTQLALTLLNPVHDQTIRSNRGLIPIQIELNRKLGIGEQLQLVLDGRRYGAPQTQPIWELKGIERGTHTIAIQAHRSGKLIASTSPVTVYLHRATLK; via the coding sequence ATGAAAAACATACTGTTCCTGATCGGGTTAACAGTCGCACTCTCATGCTCAGCTCAAACAGTGTATACCTGGGTAGATGAAGATGGCGTGCTCCACTTTAGTGATAACCCTAGTGCTCAAGATGCCGAGGCTCTTCGCCTGCCAGATGTGCAAGCTTCAGCACCTGCGCCTAAATTTGAGGCCTCGACTCCCGTTGACGCCGCAACTTCATCTACAACTAAAACAGCAACGCCAGCTAAAACTCAGGCAGAAACAGAAGCCACAGAACGCGAGGTTCCCACTCAATTAGCCCTCACCCTGTTGAATCCAGTTCATGATCAAACCATTCGTAGCAACCGCGGCTTAATCCCGATTCAGATAGAGCTCAACCGAAAGCTTGGTATTGGGGAGCAATTACAATTAGTACTCGATGGCCGTCGATATGGCGCCCCACAGACCCAACCTATTTGGGAATTAAAAGGTATCGAACGAGGTACTCACACCATTGCAATTCAAGCACATAGAAGCGGCAAGCTTATTGCATCTACTAGTCCAGTCACCGTGTATTTACATCGAGCGACGCTCAAGTAG